A single window of Synechococcus sp. C9 DNA harbors:
- a CDS encoding DUF1622 domain-containing protein, whose amino-acid sequence MRINVPSIAEDSLFRRLEMGLAEFAGVVKVFLELIAIVLIVYAIGLALHQFIRHSRRSKFDTVQRVLRLELGRYLILALELLLAADIVATAVSPTWDAIGRLAAISLIRTFLNYFLEREVRELETRKGWEMD is encoded by the coding sequence ATGCGGATTAATGTACCTAGTATTGCCGAAGATAGCTTATTTCGCCGTTTGGAAATGGGACTGGCGGAATTCGCAGGCGTCGTTAAGGTTTTTTTAGAATTGATTGCCATAGTTCTGATTGTCTATGCGATTGGGCTGGCTCTGCATCAATTTATCCGCCATTCCCGCCGTTCTAAGTTTGATACGGTACAGCGGGTTTTACGGTTGGAGTTGGGGCGGTATCTGATTTTAGCTTTGGAACTACTCCTGGCGGCTGACATTGTCGCCACTGCCGTTTCTCCCACCTGGGATGCGATTGGTCGGTTGGCGGCGATTAGTTTGATTCGCACGTTTTTGAATTATTTCCTGGAGCGGGAGGTCAGGGAGTTGGAGACGAGGAAGGGGTGGGAAATGGACTGA
- a CDS encoding pitrilysin family protein, which translates to MSQLLCPTSPIHTTTLPSGLQVVYQYVPAPVVAIDFWVRAGAAAEPECYNGLAHALEHMVFRGSQDFPAGAFDHLIEKHGGMTNAATSQDYAHYYILTALEYWREGLTALADILLRPSLREQEWEQERAVIAEELRQAQDHPDWVGQQVLWRHCYGAHPYGRPILGTADSLARITPEVLREFHQQYYHPGNMTVVVVGAIPWESLEAVLEQVCPTVAGAGTVPPLVCPLPRVMPWRSQLHLPQAEQSRLWWVWPVAGVREVTTGWGLDLVATLLSGGRLARLTQRLREELGWVQDIDCHYHQQVAGGLWQITAWLSNAEGLEAVEAVLHQEVTLLQEELVPREELRRAQRQLCHAYTFGTETPQQMARLYGYYHQMGWLEESLGYRERLRQFRPEEVQRLAQMYLSPQQVVRLWLTPEESA; encoded by the coding sequence GTGTCTCAATTGCTCTGCCCAACCTCACCTATTCATACCACGACTTTACCCAGTGGTTTGCAGGTGGTTTATCAGTATGTCCCGGCACCAGTGGTGGCGATTGATTTTTGGGTGCGGGCGGGGGCGGCGGCGGAACCGGAATGTTACAACGGCTTGGCTCATGCCCTGGAGCACATGGTTTTTCGGGGCAGTCAAGACTTTCCGGCTGGGGCGTTTGACCATCTGATTGAAAAGCATGGGGGGATGACGAATGCGGCGACCAGTCAAGACTATGCCCATTACTACATCCTGACCGCTCTGGAGTATTGGCGGGAGGGGCTGACGGCGTTGGCAGATATTTTATTGCGGCCTAGTTTGAGGGAGCAGGAATGGGAGCAGGAACGGGCGGTGATTGCGGAAGAACTGCGGCAAGCCCAGGATCACCCGGACTGGGTGGGGCAACAGGTGTTGTGGCGGCATTGCTACGGTGCCCATCCCTACGGACGACCGATTTTGGGAACGGCAGACAGTTTGGCTCGGATTACCCCGGAGGTGCTACGGGAATTTCACCAGCAGTATTATCATCCGGGCAATATGACCGTGGTGGTGGTGGGAGCCATCCCCTGGGAGTCTTTGGAGGCGGTTTTGGAGCAGGTCTGTCCAACGGTGGCGGGGGCAGGAACGGTGCCGCCCTTGGTCTGTCCTCTGCCTCGGGTGATGCCCTGGCGTTCCCAACTCCATCTGCCCCAGGCGGAGCAGAGCCGGTTGTGGTGGGTGTGGCCAGTGGCGGGGGTTCGGGAGGTGACGACCGGGTGGGGGTTAGACCTGGTGGCGACCCTGTTGAGTGGGGGGCGGCTGGCGCGCTTGACCCAACGGCTCCGGGAGGAATTGGGGTGGGTGCAGGACATTGACTGCCATTATCATCAACAGGTGGCGGGGGGTCTCTGGCAAATCACTGCCTGGTTGAGCAACGCCGAGGGGTTGGAGGCGGTGGAGGCGGTTTTGCACCAGGAGGTGACGCTTCTCCAGGAAGAATTGGTGCCCCGGGAGGAATTGCGCCGTGCCCAACGGCAACTGTGCCATGCCTATACCTTTGGCACGGAAACCCCCCAACAGATGGCCCGCCTCTATGGTTATTATCATCAGATGGGTTGGTTGGAGGAAAGCCTGGGATACAGGGAGCGGTTGCGCCAGTTCCGGCCCGAGGAGGTGCAACGTTTGGCGCAAATGTATTTGTCCCCCCAGCAGGTGGTGCGGTTGTGGCTGACCCCAGAGGAGTCGGCGTGA
- a CDS encoding pitrilysin family protein, with protein MADPRGVGVTLELQASGSLQGRWYRWVLDNGLTLLVVDNPAVDIVAARLFLRPGMLGETPHQWGLNHLVAATLTKGTHQRSAQAIALAVESLGASLGTEAAPDYFVLGLKAVAGDFAELFALASELWRCPSFPATEVALEQQLTLQGLRLQQEQPFTLAYDQLRRALYPDHPYSVSTLGTQESVMSLTAEDLQAYHQRYFCPAHTVVSICGRVEPQRVRDWVERCLGDWQVPCADWELPVLPTPSPPPAPLSLARPTHQSLVMLGYQGPAVTSADYPAMKLLSTYLGNGLSSRLFVELREKQGLAYDVSAFYPTRWQAAPFGVYLGTAAANTRLALGKLAAEMQRLLAAPLPEAELLTARSKLLGQYAMGKQTNAQIAQLLGWYEVLGLGADYDLEFPRLIQQMTPEHLWRAAQHYLRQPWVSLVGPEPALAEIT; from the coding sequence GTGGCTGACCCCAGAGGAGTCGGCGTGACGCTGGAATTGCAGGCGAGTGGCTCCCTCCAGGGGCGGTGGTATCGTTGGGTGTTGGACAACGGGTTGACCCTGTTGGTGGTGGACAATCCGGCGGTGGACATTGTGGCGGCGCGGTTATTTTTGCGCCCAGGGATGTTGGGGGAAACGCCCCACCAATGGGGGCTGAATCATCTGGTGGCGGCGACCTTGACCAAGGGGACCCACCAACGCTCGGCGCAGGCCATTGCCCTGGCGGTGGAATCCCTGGGGGCCAGTTTGGGGACGGAGGCGGCACCCGATTATTTTGTGCTGGGGTTGAAGGCGGTGGCGGGGGATTTTGCCGAATTGTTTGCCCTGGCGAGCGAGTTGTGGCGTTGTCCCAGTTTTCCAGCAACGGAGGTGGCTCTGGAACAGCAGTTAACCCTTCAGGGGCTACGCCTGCAACAGGAACAGCCCTTTACCCTCGCCTATGACCAACTGCGGCGGGCCCTCTACCCGGATCATCCCTACAGTGTCAGTACCTTGGGCACCCAAGAATCGGTGATGAGCCTAACGGCTGAAGATTTACAGGCCTACCACCAGCGGTATTTTTGCCCTGCCCATACGGTGGTGAGTATCTGTGGCCGGGTAGAACCCCAGCGGGTACGGGACTGGGTAGAACGCTGTTTGGGGGATTGGCAGGTGCCCTGTGCGGATTGGGAACTGCCGGTTTTGCCCACCCCATCGCCCCCCCCGGCACCCCTAAGTCTGGCTCGCCCCACCCACCAAAGTCTGGTCATGCTGGGGTATCAGGGGCCAGCCGTTACCTCTGCCGATTACCCAGCCATGAAGCTCCTGAGTACCTATCTGGGCAATGGCCTGTCCAGCCGCCTGTTTGTGGAACTGCGGGAGAAACAGGGGTTAGCTTACGATGTGTCCGCCTTTTACCCCACCCGCTGGCAAGCCGCCCCCTTTGGGGTGTATCTGGGCACCGCCGCCGCCAACACCCGCCTGGCCTTGGGCAAACTGGCCGCCGAGATGCAGCGGTTACTGGCCGCCCCCCTGCCGGAAGCCGAACTGCTCACCGCCCGCAGTAAATTATTAGGACAATATGCAATGGGCAAACAGACCAACGCCCAGATTGCCCAACTCTTGGGGTGGTACGAGGTCTTGGGGTTGGGAGCCGACTACGACTTGGAATTTCCCCGCCTCATCCAGCAGATGACCCCGGAACACCTGTGGCGGGCGGCCCAACATTACCTGCGGCAACCCTGGGTGTCCCTGGTGGGGCCGGAACCAGCCCTGGCGGAAATTACCTAA
- a CDS encoding shikimate dehydrogenase has translation MITGHTRLLAVLGDPVRHSLSPVLHNAALAQAGLDICYVALPVPESGLGSILTALWDMEFLGLNITIPHKQAVMAHLTRITPEAVAMGAVNTLYRGESGWCGANTDGLGFMEPLRQWQGTRAVVLGYGGAARAVVWGLGQLGCREIHIITRRSQKLTVEAPAVQFHAWSEVEQYLPQCELLVNTTPVGMAPDVTASPLTAEQLHTLPPGAWVYDLIYTPRPTKLLQMAAAWGYRTQDGLAMLVAQGAAAWSYWFQRSAPVEVMTRSLEAYWQG, from the coding sequence GTGATCACTGGCCACACCCGTTTACTGGCGGTTTTGGGCGACCCAGTGCGCCATTCCCTCTCCCCCGTACTGCACAATGCGGCCTTGGCGCAAGCCGGTCTGGATATCTGTTATGTGGCTTTGCCCGTGCCCGAATCTGGCTTGGGGAGTATTCTCACGGCTCTATGGGATATGGAATTTCTCGGCTTGAATATCACCATTCCCCACAAACAGGCGGTGATGGCCCATTTAACTCGGATCACCCCGGAGGCGGTTGCTATGGGTGCGGTGAATACATTGTACCGAGGGGAATCGGGTTGGTGTGGTGCCAATACGGATGGGTTGGGGTTTATGGAACCCCTACGGCAGTGGCAGGGCACCCGGGCGGTGGTGTTGGGGTATGGAGGGGCGGCACGGGCGGTGGTGTGGGGCTTAGGGCAGTTGGGTTGCCGGGAAATTCACATCATAACCCGCCGTTCACAAAAATTAACGGTTGAGGCTCCTGCGGTGCAGTTCCATGCCTGGTCAGAGGTGGAGCAGTATTTACCCCAATGCGAATTACTGGTGAATACCACGCCGGTGGGGATGGCTCCCGACGTGACCGCCAGTCCGTTAACGGCAGAGCAATTGCACACCTTACCCCCTGGGGCTTGGGTGTACGATTTGATCTACACGCCCCGACCGACCAAGTTATTACAAATGGCGGCGGCTTGGGGTTATCGCACCCAGGATGGGCTGGCGATGTTGGTGGCCCAGGGGGCGGCGGCGTGGTCCTACTGGTTCCAACGTTCCGCTCCCGTGGAGGTGATGACCCGGAGTTTGGAAGCCTACTGGCAGGGTTAG
- a CDS encoding serine/threonine-protein kinase, giving the protein MKAGDKLAGRYLVVKTLGAGGFGTTYLAQDTQRPGQPLCVVKHLKPDSQDEFVLTTARRLFTSEAEILEKLGKHDQIPALLAYFEENGQFYLAQEFIEGHPLSQEIKRGVPWPQDKVVRMLADVLGTLDFVHQNGVIHRDIKPDNLIRRKSDGKLVLIDFGAVKEIQDPKAAAQQRTGATVAIGTVGYAPAEQAQGKPQFASDIYSLGIVAICALTGKEPDQLESDPQTGELVWRQGITVSHALGTVLDRMVRYQYSRRYANAGEALAALRSFNLIGTTAVGTPSTTSSSKVAATPKTQIRRAPTTTLVSSSGVDGVVWKYGIITVIALVIMGILSIPLQSILNQRVSQVRSTPTTSASETQPSVKEYDVPDELFTAGSWRTENIIRGEQRHIYRILSNITEIKLSWRVETPNVVAALFDPYDNLLESAAQRGSKTLRREDTPYLLVIGGQPGRYGLSLRVSRVEPSPTPTPEKEEEEPLRVPDNTIEPRLPGR; this is encoded by the coding sequence ATGAAAGCGGGCGACAAATTGGCGGGACGCTATTTGGTGGTCAAAACCCTGGGAGCCGGTGGTTTTGGTACGACCTATTTGGCACAGGACACCCAACGACCCGGACAGCCCCTCTGTGTGGTGAAGCACCTGAAACCGGATAGCCAGGATGAATTTGTCCTCACCACCGCCCGTCGTCTGTTCACCAGTGAAGCAGAAATTTTAGAAAAACTGGGGAAACACGACCAGATTCCCGCTTTGCTGGCTTATTTTGAGGAAAATGGGCAGTTTTACCTCGCCCAGGAATTTATCGAAGGCCATCCCCTCAGCCAAGAAATCAAGCGGGGTGTCCCCTGGCCCCAGGACAAGGTGGTGCGGATGCTGGCGGATGTGCTGGGCACCTTGGATTTTGTCCACCAAAACGGCGTGATTCACCGGGATATTAAGCCAGATAATCTGATTCGGCGCAAAAGTGATGGCAAATTGGTCTTGATTGATTTCGGGGCGGTCAAAGAAATCCAAGACCCCAAGGCCGCCGCCCAGCAACGTACCGGGGCAACGGTAGCGATTGGCACGGTGGGCTATGCCCCGGCGGAACAGGCGCAGGGAAAACCCCAGTTTGCCAGCGATATTTACAGCCTGGGAATTGTCGCCATTTGTGCCCTGACGGGTAAAGAACCCGACCAACTGGAAAGCGACCCCCAAACCGGGGAACTGGTCTGGCGGCAGGGAATCACCGTCAGTCACGCCCTGGGCACCGTGTTAGACCGGATGGTACGGTATCAGTACAGTCGCCGCTATGCCAATGCGGGGGAAGCCCTAGCCGCCCTGCGGAGTTTTAACTTAATTGGTACGACTGCGGTGGGCACCCCGAGTACGACCTCCTCCAGCAAAGTGGCGGCAACCCCCAAAACCCAAATCCGCCGTGCCCCAACGACTACCCTGGTTTCCAGTAGCGGCGTGGATGGGGTGGTGTGGAAGTACGGCATTATCACCGTGATTGCCTTGGTCATCATGGGGATTTTATCCATTCCCCTGCAATCAATCCTGAATCAACGGGTGAGCCAAGTCCGATCGACACCCACAACATCGGCATCGGAGACGCAGCCGTCTGTCAAAGAATACGATGTGCCAGATGAACTGTTTACGGCAGGGTCTTGGCGTACGGAAAATATCATCCGAGGGGAACAACGGCACATCTACCGGATTTTAAGCAACATCACCGAGATTAAGCTCTCCTGGCGGGTGGAAACTCCCAATGTAGTTGCCGCATTATTCGACCCCTATGACAACCTACTCGAATCGGCGGCGCAACGGGGTTCTAAGACCCTGCGGCGGGAGGACACGCCCTATCTTTTGGTGATTGGTGGACAGCCGGGGCGGTATGGTTTGTCATTACGGGTCAGCCGGGTGGAACCCTCCCCTACTCCCACGCCAGAAAAAGAAGAAGAAGAACCTCTCCGTGTCCCTGACAATACGATTGAACCCCGGTTACCCGGACGTTGA
- a CDS encoding ferredoxin-thioredoxin reductase variable chain yields MSQESTFTVGQKVRVKTNVIVYHHPQHKGKPYDLTGHVGEVVEVIETWQGRPLTANLPVVVKFDAKFKAHLEAEELEPVD; encoded by the coding sequence ATGAGTCAGGAATCAACCTTTACCGTTGGGCAAAAAGTACGGGTAAAAACCAATGTTATCGTGTACCACCATCCCCAGCACAAGGGCAAACCCTACGACCTCACAGGTCATGTGGGCGAAGTGGTGGAAGTGATTGAGACTTGGCAGGGTCGCCCCCTGACGGCTAACCTACCTGTAGTGGTGAAATTTGACGCTAAATTTAAGGCGCATTTAGAAGCAGAGGAGTTAGAACCTGTAGATTAA
- a CDS encoding HMA2 domain-containing protein, with protein MSLMARPLFQPKIIHGIPGRLRVRVPSLQTSPDLKATLEAQMKATPAVETVRISHATDSIIINYRPQAEGMTQTQIYQLITQITQEFFAPNVNHQDREEMAVSETNGTYQERTVALAEMANPVTDDPAITQPESLIPDPEPAVIVTESTDAKLAEVTNDVSSTATTELTAQSLIPDPEPAVITTELTDAKLTELTNDISSTTTTEINSKSLIPDPEPAVIATELTDAKLTEVTNDISSTSTTEITSESLIPDPEPAVIADEVSSTATTEITPERVNTPPPTKPSRRTSPRKPRTRKKPEPPANG; from the coding sequence ATGTCCCTGATGGCTCGTCCGTTATTCCAGCCAAAGATTATTCATGGTATCCCCGGTCGTTTGCGGGTACGAGTACCCAGTTTGCAGACCAGTCCTGATTTGAAAGCCACGTTAGAAGCCCAGATGAAGGCGACACCGGCGGTGGAAACCGTGCGTATCAGTCATGCTACCGATTCGATTATTATTAATTATCGTCCCCAGGCAGAAGGGATGACTCAGACACAAATTTATCAACTGATTACCCAAATTACCCAGGAGTTTTTTGCGCCTAACGTTAATCATCAAGACCGAGAGGAAATGGCTGTTTCTGAGACAAATGGCACCTATCAAGAACGAACGGTTGCCCTTGCAGAAATGGCGAATCCAGTGACTGACGACCCAGCCATTACCCAACCGGAATCCCTGATCCCTGACCCAGAACCGGCAGTAATTGTTACGGAATCAACCGATGCGAAATTAGCAGAAGTAACGAATGATGTTTCTTCTACAGCAACCACCGAACTTACTGCACAATCTCTGATCCCTGACCCAGAACCAGCAGTAATTACTACGGAATTAACCGATGCGAAATTAACAGAATTAACGAATGATATTTCCTCTACAACAACCACTGAAATTAACTCAAAATCTCTGATCCCCGACCCAGAACCGGCAGTAATTGCTACGGAATTAACCGATGCGAAATTAACAGAAGTTACTAATGATATTTCTTCTACATCAACCACTGAAATTACCTCAGAATCCCTGATCCCCGACCCAGAACCGGCAGTAATTGCTGATGAAGTTTCGTCCACAGCGACTACTGAAATCACCCCAGAACGGGTAAATACCCCACCGCCAACGAAACCATCCCGCCGTACCAGTCCCCGCAAACCCCGCACTCGCAAAAAACCTGAACCGCCCGCCAACGGTTAA
- a CDS encoding EAL domain-containing protein: MAVELQLSWEDPATSTVEQRLVTVPVAFGRDEQAMRTAINDSEGTLVVLPHKQVSRCHALIVGKEGELELVDKSTNGTFLNGQHFLGTNRQIQDGDRFQIGPYKIALSTIGTLPPSPSMRLPADSTAVLPGVYHDSLTGLPNRNMFMSLLQTLWERLTVETSLLFAVVHLDIDRLQQVNDSLGYRVGDKLLAAIARRLRQRLAPGDTAVRLEGDEFALLLESVANTEDALALAEAIQRDLAAAFTLEDKEAFITVSMGVAFSHVPVTQPEDWLRFARAATNRAKHLGRGRLEIFRPGMEDSGNRLRLETDLSRAIERGELSLRYQPIVSLISGQIVGFEALVRWHHPETGWIPSDQLISIAEETGLIMPIGLWVLRTACQQLCQWQMRFPHAHPLTVSVNVSSKQFIQTDLVAQITEVLQKTGLPGNHLKLELTESLLMESEEAAIAMLSQLRELGVQILMDDFGTGYSNLARMRTLPTDVLKVDKSLIQSLDDQNLAFVRGIVALAHSLGKTVVVEGIETQDQLAQLREMGCAYGQGYLFSPPVDVAEAEALLTHPPQW, encoded by the coding sequence ATGGCAGTGGAACTGCAATTGAGTTGGGAAGACCCAGCCACAAGCACTGTGGAACAACGGCTGGTCACGGTACCGGTAGCATTTGGGCGGGATGAACAAGCCATGCGGACAGCGATTAATGACAGCGAGGGCACCCTGGTGGTTTTGCCCCATAAGCAGGTTTCCCGGTGTCATGCCCTGATTGTGGGCAAAGAGGGCGAACTGGAATTGGTGGATAAGAGTACCAACGGCACGTTTTTGAATGGGCAACACTTTCTGGGCACCAACCGCCAGATTCAGGATGGGGACCGCTTCCAAATTGGACCCTACAAAATCGCCCTCAGTACGATAGGCACCCTCCCCCCCTCCCCGTCCATGCGTTTACCCGCCGATAGTACAGCGGTTTTGCCGGGGGTGTACCATGACTCGCTCACCGGTCTGCCCAACCGGAATATGTTCATGTCCCTCCTGCAAACCCTGTGGGAGCGGTTGACGGTGGAAACCAGTTTACTGTTTGCGGTGGTGCATTTGGATATTGACCGCCTGCAACAGGTGAATGACAGTTTGGGCTACCGGGTGGGGGATAAACTGTTAGCCGCCATTGCCCGGCGGTTGCGCCAGCGGTTGGCACCAGGGGATACGGCGGTGCGGTTGGAGGGGGATGAATTTGCCCTGCTGTTGGAAAGTGTGGCGAATACGGAGGATGCCCTTGCCCTTGCGGAAGCCATCCAGCGGGATTTAGCCGCCGCTTTTACCCTGGAGGACAAGGAAGCCTTTATCACCGTCAGTATGGGGGTTGCATTTAGCCATGTGCCCGTGACTCAGCCGGAGGACTGGTTGCGGTTTGCCCGGGCGGCGACCAATCGGGCGAAACACTTGGGACGGGGGCGTTTGGAAATTTTTCGACCTGGGATGGAGGATTCGGGGAATCGGTTACGCCTGGAGACCGACCTGAGCCGTGCCATCGAACGAGGGGAATTGTCCCTGCGGTATCAGCCGATTGTGTCCTTGATTAGTGGTCAGATTGTCGGCTTTGAAGCCCTGGTGCGTTGGCATCATCCGGAGACGGGTTGGATTCCCTCTGACCAATTGATTAGCATTGCCGAGGAAACTGGGTTAATCATGCCCATCGGTCTGTGGGTTCTGCGAACTGCCTGTCAACAGTTGTGCCAATGGCAAATGCGCTTCCCCCATGCCCATCCCCTGACCGTGAGTGTCAATGTTTCCAGTAAGCAATTTATCCAGACGGATTTGGTGGCACAGATTACCGAAGTTTTACAAAAGACCGGTTTGCCGGGGAATCATCTCAAATTGGAATTGACCGAAAGTTTATTGATGGAAAGTGAAGAGGCGGCGATTGCCATGTTGTCCCAACTGCGGGAACTGGGGGTGCAGATTTTGATGGATGATTTTGGCACGGGGTATTCCAATTTGGCACGGATGCGAACCTTGCCTACGGATGTGTTGAAGGTGGACAAATCCCTGATTCAATCGTTGGATGATCAAAATCTTGCCTTTGTGCGGGGGATCGTTGCCCTTGCCCATTCCCTCGGTAAAACGGTGGTGGTTGAGGGTATTGAAACCCAGGACCAACTGGCGCAATTGCGGGAAATGGGTTGTGCCTACGGGCAAGGGTATCTTTTTTCGCCCCCGGTGGATGTTGCCGAAGCGGAAGCATTGCTTACCCATCCGCCCCAGTGGTAG
- the clpS gene encoding ATP-dependent Clp protease adapter ClpS → MSTQVLPEKGSQIVRQHYPNYKVIVLNDDVNTFEHVARCLVQYIPCMTPDRAWELTNQVHYEGQAVVWVGPQEPAELYHEQLKRAGLTMAPLEAA, encoded by the coding sequence ATGTCCACGCAAGTGCTCCCGGAGAAAGGGAGTCAAATCGTTCGCCAACACTACCCGAACTACAAGGTGATTGTTTTGAACGATGATGTCAACACCTTTGAACACGTCGCCCGTTGCCTGGTGCAATACATTCCCTGCATGACCCCCGACCGCGCCTGGGAATTGACCAATCAGGTGCATTACGAGGGGCAGGCGGTGGTGTGGGTGGGTCCCCAGGAACCGGCGGAACTCTACCACGAACAACTCAAACGGGCAGGGTTAACGATGGCTCCCCTGGAAGCGGCATGA
- the uvrB gene encoding excinuclease ABC subunit UvrB — MNFRVQAPFVPTGDQPRAIHQMVRGLQAGHTYQTLLGATGTGKTFVMAKVIEQVGRPTLVLAHNKTLAAQLCNELREFFPDNAVEYFISYYDYYQPEAYIPVTDTYIAKSASINDEIDMLRHSATRSLFERRDVIVVASISCIYGLGIPSEYLNAAIRLQVGLMVDSSQVLRALVSIQYERNDVELGRGKFRVRGDILEIGPAYEDRVIRVEFWGDEIESIQLLDPVTGAILERVEQINIYPARHFVTPQEQLEQACINIEQELEAQLAYLESQNKLLEAQRLKQRTRYDLELLRTVGYCNGVENYSRHLTGRPPGSPPECLVDYFPEDWLLIVDESHVTVPQLRGMYEGDQSRKRVLIEHGFRLPSAADNRPLKADEFWQKVKQCIFVSATPGDWELEISQQVVELIIRPTGVLDPEIDVRPTTNQVEDLTGEIHQRVQRGEKVLVTTLTKRMAEDLTSYFQEHHLRVNYLHSEIDAIGRIEILQGLRADECDVIVGVNLLREGLDLPEVSLVAILDADKEGFLRSERSLIQTIGRAARHVNGQAILYADVITESMERAIQETQRRRQKQIAYNQEHGITPQPIRRQATNRILQTLEFSRRVQAKESPGSYETAPIPRSELPGLIQELEAQMQTAAQNLEFEQAARYRDQIQKLKQQLASPER; from the coding sequence ATGAACTTTCGGGTACAGGCTCCCTTTGTCCCCACCGGCGACCAACCCCGAGCCATTCACCAGATGGTGCGGGGACTCCAGGCGGGGCATACCTACCAAACCCTCCTGGGGGCAACGGGGACGGGGAAAACCTTTGTCATGGCGAAAGTCATCGAGCAGGTGGGGCGACCCACCTTAGTTTTGGCGCACAATAAAACCCTCGCCGCCCAACTTTGTAATGAATTGCGGGAGTTTTTCCCCGATAATGCAGTGGAATATTTTATTAGCTATTACGATTACTACCAACCCGAAGCCTATATTCCCGTCACCGATACTTATATTGCCAAAAGTGCTTCGATCAATGATGAAATTGATATGTTGCGCCATTCCGCCACCCGGTCTTTATTTGAACGGCGGGATGTGATTGTGGTGGCTTCCATTAGTTGCATTTATGGGTTGGGGATTCCCAGCGAATATCTAAATGCTGCCATCCGTTTGCAGGTGGGTTTGATGGTGGATTCATCCCAAGTCTTGCGGGCATTGGTGAGCATTCAATACGAGCGGAATGATGTGGAATTGGGGCGGGGTAAATTCCGGGTGCGGGGGGATATTTTAGAAATTGGTCCCGCCTACGAAGACCGGGTGATCCGGGTGGAATTTTGGGGGGATGAAATTGAAAGTATCCAATTACTAGACCCAGTGACCGGAGCCATTTTAGAACGGGTTGAGCAAATTAATATCTATCCTGCCCGTCACTTTGTTACCCCCCAGGAACAGTTAGAGCAAGCCTGCATCAATATTGAACAAGAATTAGAAGCCCAGTTAGCTTATTTAGAATCCCAAAATAAACTCCTAGAAGCCCAACGGCTTAAGCAACGTACCCGCTATGATTTGGAACTTTTGCGTACTGTGGGTTACTGTAATGGGGTGGAGAATTATTCCCGCCATCTGACCGGTCGTCCCCCCGGCTCCCCCCCGGAATGTTTGGTGGATTATTTCCCGGAAGACTGGTTATTAATTGTGGATGAATCCCATGTGACCGTGCCCCAATTGCGGGGGATGTATGAAGGGGATCAATCTCGCAAACGGGTGTTGATTGAACATGGGTTTCGCTTGCCCAGTGCCGCCGATAATCGTCCCCTGAAAGCCGATGAATTTTGGCAAAAGGTGAAACAGTGTATTTTTGTGTCGGCAACCCCGGGGGATTGGGAGCTAGAAATTTCCCAACAGGTAGTGGAATTAATCATCCGTCCGACGGGGGTATTAGACCCAGAAATTGATGTGCGACCTACTACGAACCAAGTGGAAGATTTGACTGGGGAAATTCACCAGCGGGTACAGCGAGGCGAGAAGGTTTTGGTCACCACGTTAACCAAACGTATGGCGGAGGATTTGACCAGTTATTTCCAGGAACATCACCTGCGGGTCAATTACCTCCATTCGGAAATTGATGCCATTGGGCGGATTGAAATTTTACAAGGACTGCGGGCGGATGAATGTGATGTGATTGTGGGGGTGAATTTACTGCGGGAAGGACTAGATTTACCAGAGGTTTCTTTGGTAGCAATTTTAGATGCGGATAAGGAGGGATTTCTACGTTCAGAACGCTCTTTAATTCAAACCATTGGTCGGGCGGCTCGGCATGTCAACGGGCAGGCGATTTTGTATGCGGATGTGATTACCGAAAGTATGGAACGAGCCATCCAGGAAACCCAACGCCGTCGCCAAAAACAAATCGCTTACAACCAAGAACATGGCATTACCCCCCAACCCATTCGCCGCCAAGCCACCAATCGCATTTTGCAAACCTTGGAATTTTCCCGGCGGGTACAGGCGAAAGAATCTCCAGGCAGTTATGAAACCGCCCCGATTCCTAGGAGTGAACTGCCGGGTTTAATTCAGGAATTAGAAGCACAGATGCAAACGGCGGCGCAAAATTTAGAATTTGAACAGGCGGCTCGTTACCGGGATCAAATCCAGAAATTGAAGCAACAACTCGCTTCCCCAGAACGATGA